Proteins encoded within one genomic window of Pygocentrus nattereri isolate fPygNat1 chromosome 7, fPygNat1.pri, whole genome shotgun sequence:
- the LOC108415030 gene encoding KH homology domain-containing protein 4-like, which yields MASGTPCLNSRWDQPKPKTDMLQGILGSVSHPRSSHVASAPVDTTSAGPAVGPPGSAVPGHNPPQGGVEMAAAMAAKINAMLMAKGKLKPLQPLPSKAPPCVPQPLSTEEVVVTEVDINDVPVNCRNLLTKGKTQEEIRQYSGAVVSTKGVYMSDAEKSATTGVERPLYLHVQGRTQEEVNKAVMRIKEIISEDVLRASGGQQPAVMPPIPVYPQPPRPAAPAQPLRPHLPLNANTRLPNAPVTPAHRPPPPHSGSFVHTKIFVGLDQSLPSFNVNEKVEGPNGSYLQHIQTETGARVFLRGKGSGYIEQASRRESFEPLYLYISHPNSAGLEAAKKLCESLLETVRAEHARMLSTYTATGSTQVYPAHSYSSSSSYGGQSWYGYPANGYVSAYPSYPAAGGYWNRPSGPSGTTTTNTPPPAPTQGMVQYPVCPRQSSSFILQDESGVSDSVINSSSSPPDCRSPKRHFIEESEEETEETELSNPDPVKEAESSPEDCSKTDKVLMPPPPAPVLPTARKRLRETEQPALTHSVEEEEEVKKLKVLDSSGLVPYGGDSSDEEEERTRSVRKNNA from the exons ATGGCATCGGGGACGCC gTGCCTGAACAGTCGATGGGACCAGCCCAAGCCGAAAACAGACATGCTGCAGGGCATTCTAGGAAGTGTGTCCCATCCACGGTCATCCCACGTGGCTTCGGCTCCCGTTGACACGACATCTGCAGGCCCTGCGGTAGGACCTCCAGGCTCAGCGGTGCCTGGGCACAACCCGCCGCAGGGAGGGGTGGAGATGGCAGCAGCGATGGCGGCCAAAATCAACGCCATGCTGATGGCCAAAGGGAAACTCAAACCTCTTCAGCCTTTACCCAGTAAG GCACCCCCGTGTGTTCCACAGCCTCTCAGCACTGAGGAGGTGGTGGTGACTGAAGTGGACATTAATGATGTTCCTGTTAACTGCAGGAATCTGCTCACTAAAGGCAAAACCCAGGAGGAG ATTCGGCAGTACAGCGGTGCTGTGGTGTCCACAAAAGGCGTCTACATGAGTGATGCTGAAAAATCTGCTACCACAGGAGT AGAGCGACCCCTGTATCTGCATGTGCAGGGACGCACACAGGAGGAGGTCAACA AGGCCGTGATGCGGATTAAAGAGATCATCTCCGAGGACGTGTTGCGGGCATCCGGTGGGCAGCAGCCTGCTGTGATGCCCCCTATACCGGTTTACCCACAGCCCCCCCGACCTGCTGCACCTGCGCAGCCGCTGCGGCCTCATCTGCCCCTTAATGCCAACACACGCTTACCAAACGCCCCTGTAACGCCCGCGCACAGACCCCCGCCTCCACATTCGGGG AGTTTTGTGCACACTAAGATATTTGTAGGCTTGGACCAGTCGCTGCCGTCCTTCAACGTGAACGAGAAGGTGGAGGGGCCGAACGGTTCGTACCTGCAGCACATCCAGACGGAGACGGGGGCGCGCGTGTTCCTCCGGGGGAAGGGGTCCGGATACATCGAGCAGGCCTCACGCAGAGAGTCCTTCGAACCGCTGTATCTCTACATCAG TCACCCAAACTCTGCCGGACTGGAAGCAGCCAAGAAGCTTTGCGAGAGCCTTTTGGAGACG GTGAGGGCGGAGCATGCGCGTATGCTGTCTACGTACACGGCGACGGGTTCCACACAAG tgtacCCTGCCCATAGTTACTCCTCCAGCAGCAGCTACGGTGGTCAGTCCTGGTACGGCTACCCAGCTAACGGCTACGTCAGTGCTTACCCATCATACCCTGCGGCAGGAGGATACTGGAACAGACCCAGTGGACCCTCGGGCACGACCACCACCAACACGCCCCCACCTGCACCCACACAGGGCATGGTCCAGTACCCCGTCTGCCCTCGCCAGTCGTCTTCCTTCATCCTGCAG gatgAGAGCGGTGTGTCCGACTCGGTGATAAATTCCTCGTCAAGTCCTCCAGACTGCAGGAGCCCAAAGAGACACTTTATAGAGGAGAGTGAAGAAGAGACGGAGGAGACGGAG TTGAGCAATCCGGATCCAGTGAAGGAGGCAGAGTCCAGTCCTGAAGACTGTAGTAAAACAGACAA ggtaTTAATGCCCCCCCCTCCAGCTCCGGTGCTCCCAACAGCACgaaagaggctgagagagactgagcaacctgcactcacacactcag ttgaggaggaggaggaggtgaagaAGCTGAAGGTTTTAGATTCCTCAGGTCTCGTCCCATACGGTGGAGACTCCTcagatgaggaagaggagaggactCGCAGTGTGAGGAAGAACAACGcatag